A window of Mixophyes fleayi isolate aMixFle1 chromosome 10, aMixFle1.hap1, whole genome shotgun sequence contains these coding sequences:
- the IL34 gene encoding interleukin-34 isoform X2: MAMQRELILFLCILILGRAAVILNDCQLIEALNGQLLYDNRLKYMSDYFPTDYRLYVKYEEVLRCQNITTLIDKGITVKELRYLWGIINERILFTIQRVLPSRHPSYVYVSDLLMIFTELLPEKQEVENDIIREILDRLGASEDNSIKVKAVPPKALLDNCFRVLYALYKDECRLCNPSFIWAF; the protein is encoded by the exons ATGGCAATGCAGAGGGAACTCATCTTATTTCTGT GTATTCTCATCCTTGGGAGAGCAGCTGTGATTCTCAACGACTGCCAACTCATAGAAGCATTAAACGGACAACTCTTGTATGATAATCGCCTCAAGTACATG AGTGATTACTTCCCTACGGATTACCGGCTGTACGTGAAGTATGAGGAGGTGCTTCGGTGTCAGAACATCACCACGCTg ATTGATAAGGGAATCACGGTGAAGGAGCTGCGATACCTCTGGGGGATCATCAATGAGCGGATATTATTCACAATACAAAGGGTCTTACCGAGCAGACATCCGTCTTACGTCTACGTCTCAGACCTCCTGATGATATTCACAGAGCTGCTGCCAGAGAAACAG GAGGTGGAGAACGACATCATCCGGGAGATTTTGGACAGACTGGGAGCGTCTGAAGACAACAGTATAAAAGTGAAAGCTGTTCCCCCCAAAGCTCTGCTGGACAACTGCTTCAGGGTCCTGTACGCTCTGTACAAAGATGAATGTAGACTCTGTAACCCCAG CTTCATATGGGCTTTCTGA
- the IL34 gene encoding interleukin-34 isoform X1 — protein MAMQRELILFLCILILGRAAVILNDCQLIEALNGQLLYDNRLKYMSDYFPTDYRLYVKYEEVLRCQNITTLIDKGITVKELRYLWGIINERILFTIQRVLPSRHPSYVYVSDLLMIFTELLPEKQEVENDIIREILDRLGASEDNSIKVKAVPPKALLDNCFRVLYALYKDECRLCNPRSEPEDALCPPEILPTPSLSKDTL, from the exons ATGGCAATGCAGAGGGAACTCATCTTATTTCTGT GTATTCTCATCCTTGGGAGAGCAGCTGTGATTCTCAACGACTGCCAACTCATAGAAGCATTAAACGGACAACTCTTGTATGATAATCGCCTCAAGTACATG AGTGATTACTTCCCTACGGATTACCGGCTGTACGTGAAGTATGAGGAGGTGCTTCGGTGTCAGAACATCACCACGCTg ATTGATAAGGGAATCACGGTGAAGGAGCTGCGATACCTCTGGGGGATCATCAATGAGCGGATATTATTCACAATACAAAGGGTCTTACCGAGCAGACATCCGTCTTACGTCTACGTCTCAGACCTCCTGATGATATTCACAGAGCTGCTGCCAGAGAAACAG GAGGTGGAGAACGACATCATCCGGGAGATTTTGGACAGACTGGGAGCGTCTGAAGACAACAGTATAAAAGTGAAAGCTGTTCCCCCCAAAGCTCTGCTGGACAACTGCTTCAGGGTCCTGTACGCTCTGTACAAAGATGAATGTAGACTCTGTAACCCCAGGTCAGAGCCGGAGGACGCCTTGTGCCCTCCCGAAATACTTCCAACACCCTCATTATCAAAGGACACATTGTGA